The following are encoded in a window of Sminthopsis crassicaudata isolate SCR6 chromosome 3, ASM4859323v1, whole genome shotgun sequence genomic DNA:
- the RBP7 gene encoding retinoid-binding protein 7, with amino-acid sequence MPVDLSGTWNMVGNENFEGYMLALGIDFATRKIAKMVKPQKVIKQNGDSFTIQTLSTFRNYLVQFKIGEEFDEDTKGLDNRKCKSLVTWDNDRLTCVQKGEKANRGWTHWIEGDELYLEMFCEGQVCTQRFQRA; translated from the exons ATGCCCGTGGACCTCAGCGGCACCTGGAACATGGTCGGCAACGAGAACTTCGAGGGCTACATGCTGGCTCTAG GCATTGACTTTGCCACGCGGAAAATAGCAAAGATGGTTAAACCACAGAAAGTGATCAAACAAAATGGCGACAGCTTCACTATCCAGACACTCAGCACCTTCCGGAACTACCTTGTCCAGTTTAAAATTGGAGAAGAATTTGATGAGGACACCAAAGGCCTAGATAACCGAAAATGCAAG AGCTTGGTCACATGGGACAATGATAGACTCACCTGTGTCCAGAAGGGAGAAAAGGCGAACAGAGGTTGGACCCACTGGATTGAAGGGGACGAATTATATCTG GAAATGTTTTGTGAAGGCCAAGTATGCACACAGAGGTTCCAGAGAGCCTGA